A region from the Mya arenaria isolate MELC-2E11 chromosome 2, ASM2691426v1 genome encodes:
- the LOC128204464 gene encoding centrosomal protein 20-like, protein MTSTQELKEVIKDTLENRGVLGQIKARIRAEVYNSLDDTSDSKPPLSNENMMINELIREYLEFNKYKYTASVLVSESGQPKQPLDRAFLAEELNVEEDRNSTQVPLLYSLIGQFMNKNRGKSTKSAMQNRGQSSRFLDDLEHEMASGGINHITEPLVVRGGRK, encoded by the exons ATGACTTCAACACAAGAGCTAAAAGagg TAATCAAAGATACTTTGGAGAACAGGGGAGTGCTGGGACAAATCAAGGCCAGGATACGAGCGGAGGTGTACAACTCCCTGGATGACACTAGCGATTCTAAACCACCTCTCAGCAATGAGAACATGATGATAAATGAACTTATAAGGGAATACTTAgaattcaacaaatacaagTACACTGCTTCTGTTCTTGTGTCAG AATCAGGTCAGCCTAAACAGCCTTTAGACCGGGCATTTCTAGCCGAGGAGTTGAATGTGGAAGAGGACAGAAATAGCACTCAAGT GCCACTGCTGTACAGTTTGATTGGTCAGTTTATGAATAAAAACCGTGGGAAATCCACAAAATCTGCAATGCAGAACCGAGGACAGTCTTCCCGATTCCTCGATGATCTTGAGCATGAGATGG CATCGGGAGGCATTAACCATATAACAGAGCCACTGGTTGTAAGAGGGGGTAGAAAATGA